gatactGAATACTGTATTGCTTGGGGGTGTGGGTTGACTGACACAAAGAGGACCAAGAGAAGTAGACCTCTAGTACCTATGATTGTGTTGGTACGTCCAAGGCTCATTTTAATCCTGCATATCTCAAACGAATGTGGTTTCGTGTGCCTGCTTTGTGGTGAAAAAACATCATGCAGGAGTTGCTCACACAGAGATAGTCAGCCAAGCTTGGTTTAGCTCTGGCACATTTTGGGCCTAGCCCACCCACAGTGTTAGTGACATTACCAGGTCCCAAAGCAGATGTGACCCTGGTTGTTCTTATGTAATTATTTAAgttccacaaagtgacttcagaactagaCAACATCCAGGAAGCTATGGGGAAGTCAAAAAGGCAGCTCCCTAGGCTGCACAGCGGCAATCTGGACAGCTTCTTTGAATGGGGCCCTGCCAAAGATGGCGCAGGTTCCCGCGCCGGAACCCGTGCATCGTCTCCTCGTGACAGCGTATCGCCAAGGAGCGCTTCCAGATCCCCATCACCCCCACTGGAGCCCGATGCCTTTTCCCTGACGGAAGCAGAGTTCCCCTCGCTCCCACCAACTCCGAGTGATTTAGGGACTCCAGGGAACACGGAGGCACATAATGGCGCCGCTGCTAACCGGATTGAGATCCCACCCTCTAGCAGCCCTCAGAAGCAGAAGCCGCGCCTGGACACTGAATGCTCTTCTAAGGTCAGTGAGGGGTCCTGGGCCCAAGCAGTGGAGTCTCCTGCTGCAATCCTCATTGTCGCCTATCGAACCTCAGACAAGCCACTCTGTGAGGAATCTATTAAAAACATGCTGCTGGCATTACATCAGTCCCTGCGCTCAGACATGGCTGGGTTAATTAACCCTCTGGCGGCTAAAGTCAAAGACAACGCAGATAAAATCCAGCATGTAGAGAATAAAATGGCAGACTTTGCCATGTCGCAAAATAGCATTATTGATGCTCACAACGATATGGCGGATGAACTAGAGACCATCAAAAGCAAACTAGCAGATCTGTCTGGAAGATCGTTCCAGAAGGAACAATGTTAAATTTAGGGGCATCCCTAAAGATGTAGCACCTCGAGATTTGCAGCCCTATCTTAAAAGCCTCATCAAGGCATTGCTACCCAAAATCCCCGTCCCTGACATGATAATAGGATATATTTCCACTGGAccgggggtcgagtggaggggtggaccGTAGGCGCAAAAACGCAACCAGAGTATTTTTAGAAACCAATGACATTCAGCCTCCAGACGCCACACGTGCCAGGAGCTAGAAGCAGCGCTCTCTCCACCAGCGGCTTCCACCCAccgacttgaaaaaggggtccgcagaaccccgaaacgcgttgtcactataacaataataaaaaaaacattggtttctaaaaatactctggttgcgtttttgcgcctacggtccacccctccactcgacccccggTCCAGTGGAAATATATCCTATTAATCGACCCAGACGACGGCTTGGCCCCCGCCAAAGGGGAACGCGGACGGAATCGGCAGCATCAACCAGTGAGACAATCAGTAATCAGTCCTATCCACCTCCAGTCCAGTTGCACCAAACAATAGGTGCATCAACAACAGGTGAGCAATACCACTCTTCCTGTTGCTCCGGAGGCTCGATTCTTaacttatttaccctatgagcgcctttttctCTCCTTGGCCATTATCTACTGACATGATAATAGACAGGGCTCATAGAATCCCGAAACCGTCGCACCTGGGTGCGGATACACCAAGGGACACACTCGCtaggatccattttttccacaCTAAGGAGGCCCTAATGATGGCGGCTAGGAACTGTGACAAACTCCCTGCTCCATTCCAAACCGTCAGACTTTTTGCGGATCTCTCCATGACGACCTTGAGGCAAAGGAGGGAACTGCAGCCGATCACTCTTGCCCTCAGGGATAAAGACATTCAGTATAAATGGGGCTACCCACAAAAGCTGCTAATCCGGAAAGACGGAAAAACCCATGTGGTAAAATCGGTCTCAGATGGACGTGAACTGCTTTTAGCGTGGGACATTCCTTTTCAAATGGAAAAAAGAGGGAACCGAAGAAGGGATGATCAGATAAATGCGATTGGAGCCCAAGATGGCTGATACCTTCAATGTGACTACCATAGTTCCGAATTGGTGATGCAGGAGACGTTATAATTATCTGGCGTCGGATTATCAACAGTCTAGAGGGGTGGAGTTATTTTCGCACTTTTCATATGGGGTTTGATGCCTAACCTTTTTATCTAGGTGCAGATTATGTTATATGTTTACACACCTAATACTCCTCTCAGCCTCACTAGTGGACTTACGCCACCTATGCCACACAGGCGAGTTTGACCGTCTGGAGTCGTAGTACTTTTCCCTGTCTTTGTCCTTTTCCCTAACTATCTTGACTCCTCATTAATCTGCTGCTttgaatatatatacacagagttTTGTAGAACCTACATATTGTTAGACACTTGTCTATTGTTAACAAAGTTGATTTGCTGACTTTTGGTTGCCTGTCTACCCGCACAGACCTTGGTTCCTCCCCCCACTCTAATGGGTCTTAAAATCTTGTCTTTGAATGCTGAAGGACTTAACTGTCCACAAAAAAGAACATATGTGTGGCGGGAGGCAACTAAAGCTGGAGCGGACCTCATCTGCATTCAGGAGACCCATTTACTACAGGAAGATGCTAAGCGTATTCATAATCGTTTCTTTCCTCATATATTGCATTCTCATTTTAGCAAGAAGTCTAGAGGGGTGTTCATAGCTGTCAAGAATTCTGTGGCTTTTACTACCTTCCACACAGTTCTTCTTCTTTCtaattctagcctttcccttcactgtcctTGGCGGTTgaatagaagcttgattgtgactgtacACTGTCCCTAAATTAGTTTTTCTGTCGGACACTGCAAGACCCATATTGTACTGAATTGGCTTCGTAATTGCAGTCCCTTATGAACTTAGAAATTAGTTaaggtggacacatctgtatttAACACCCTCAACTTGGTTATAGAGAGGTCAGAGGGCTTCACGCTATTTAAATCACCTGCCAAATCATCTCTAACTTCAATTGCcaaataaatcaaatttttctaaaaatacATTTGATTAGAGAACCTATTTAACAAGAATCTGTCTTACGGTGTCTTTGACAACTTTATTTCGGACACTGTAGATGATAGGGTTTACCATGGGTGTTACAGTTGAGTAGAGGATGGCGGCACACTTGTCTACATCTGGAGAAGAATGGGAACGAGGTCGTAAATACTGAATCATAATGGTCCCATAGTAAAGAGTCACCACAACAATGTGggaggcacatgtggagagagcTTTGTACCTTCCAAGAGAAGATCTGATCTTCAAGATAGTGGAAAGAATAAAATAATATGAAATCAAGGTGAATAAAAAGGATATGCTACCTATGGTCCCTGCTGAAATATACATAGCTACCTCATGGAGCCAAGTATCACTGCAGGATATTTGTAAAAACGGGGGTACCTCACAAAAGAAATGGTTGACATGGGAATGACAGAAAGACATCTGGAAGGTGTAGATCACATGTATAAAGGAGTTGAAGACGCTTGTGGTCCATGACATAACAGCTAGACAGTAACACCTCTTCCAGCTCATGATGGAATTGTAGTGAAGCGGTCTACAGATGGCAGCAAATCTATCATAGGCCATGACTGCAAGTATGAGACACTCTGTTGAcccaaaagtcaagtggaagtgCATCTGGACAGCACATTCTAGTAGAGAGATGCTCCTGTCCTTGGTCAATGTGTTCTGTAGGATTTTAGGGACCACGGTGGTAGAGAAGCAAATGTCAATGAAAGAGAGGTTAGTAAGAAAAAAGTACATGGGAGTGTGGAGCTTCAGATTAATCCTCACCACAATTATCAGTAGAAGGTTTGCTAATAATGTTATCAAATACATCACCAAGAAGGTCAGAAAACCAATGACCTTCAAGTATGGAACAGTGGACAAACCGAGGAGAATAAATCTGCTTGAAGAGGATTGATTGAATAGTTCCATAATACTTAAACCTAAACAAAGAAAAGGACCTGAGTTTAACAGGGCTCCAAGTGTATAATAATTGTATTTAAGTACATATACAAGAGATGAATAATAAAAATAGAGACAAAAagacatcagaaataaagtgcggtattcacctgaggtgaTCAAATAGAAGTATAAATATAATCTGGGGGAATaggatataaaatatatacatccCATAGGTTGTAAATTTACATTAAGTTAACTGTGGTAAGTAGATACAAATCCAGCATCATATATATCCTAATTGAACACCTATTGATCACAAGCTGATACATCAACATTAGTATCAAACAGAAGTTAGTATATATCAATACTTAGATACTAGTGCATCATGGAGAGGATAACAATTCATATCCTCATATTTAGGAATAGTATATACACATCAGCATGTGTTCAAAAGGGCACCAGATAAAACCTATCAAGATGCTATACCAAACAATACAAAAACTTGCAGTAGCGTATTTAAAATGGGTAGATCACCACAGGAGAACCACACACCCCGACGCGTGTTTCGGCAACACCTTCATATGGTGGTACCAGGCaaagggccccttttagtgatgtagaagatggtacccaggtgtaggaatgccagagtggcgtagggtggcctaaatgtcccttaatgttggtgcacgtgtcatggtgctccaacctggatacgctggatccCAGGCATTGTCGTCtgaagcagagcaaatagggggaataatcaaGGGATTttaagaaataaattgagtccagctTTACTTGAATGAATGTTTCTCCAACAGtgtcaggctttgtcttggttcccagcaggcgtcGGCATTAACTCTGGCATGCAAACAAACTCAACCCTGCTACAAACTATCTACTGGTGGGCTCTCCAATACAATAGTGTCCATATGACGGCACAGGCTTGAGATCTGCTCTTATATACAGTTTTGCTGACTCTTTAATTGTTCCCAGAGCAATAACTGAGCCATAAAAAGAGATGATTAAATTCTTCTGCCAACAGGGATTATCCTTTCATTCAGTTTCTTCTAATTTATTTTTACTAAGGACATAAATTTTCAAACTAATCTGAAGTGTTTATGAAGACGTGAGTAAACGTCTGGACAGAGTAATGGCTATAGATATAGTGTTCTTGGACTTTCACACTGTCCCTCCTAGAAGCCCAATGGGTAAAATAAGGTCTAGGTTCTAATAAAGTTTAAGGTAAGGTATATTTTGTATCTGTATTAAAATGGCTCAAAGAAAGTCCATGCTGTATGTAGCCTGGAGACAAGGTTTGGCCACAATATCATGAAGTAAATGGATTTATAATTAAAATCCAAGCTTTCTTTTATTGCAATGCTAAATTCCAACATCCAGACCAGGATCCAGCCAGAATAACTTACATGTTTCTGACACAGTCCTTATTCATTGCCCCAGTGGTATATGGCAAGAgagtgctgaggccagtgattggcttcaaTGGTTATGTACGGTATATGGGCATGTCAGCACTTCAGTCATGAAAGCAAAGCCTGGCTGGGAGGACAGAATGGCTGAAATGAAGGTAGTTCCGGACGATAAGTATAgcatttttaaaattattatttattatcattATATTCACTGCATTAAAAAACTGTTACATTGGTGGATTGTGTCCACCAATGTCCCTATCTACTGGGTGGGTAAGGGTGAAGCTTCACTCGATCATCTACTGCCTCTCTGGAGGTTAGGACCTGCAGACTCCTTTCTTCTTCCATGCAGCAGGTCCCATTGGTGGAGTCGTCAGTAGCCAATTCCTGTAGGCTGCAGTGTTCTTCTTGCCAGCAAAGTCCTCTCCCTTCTGCTCATAGGGCATGCACGCTTCCTCAAGCTCTAACAGGGCCATCATGCTTGCTCTATCCCCTGTGATAAGGTGCCTGAGTAATAGATTGTCTATCTTGCTAGTTTCCTGTGAAGATATGCTGTAGTCTGGCTTTGTAAAAACCTCTGCCTGGTTACTGAATTCTGATCCTCCTATGCCTGGCCGGACCTCTATATTGACCCCTTACTGCCTGCCTGGACCTGGACCTTGGACAATTTTCCATATAGCAAGTACCCTGCCTCTCCTGTGTCCCTGACTACGATACTGCTTGACTCttccaggaggtagcagtctggtggttcccctgcagcaaagttcaGATCCCTGTAAAGTTGAATACTAGAGGACTtccaggataacgcccttaggttTATCCCAAAGTAAAACCTGTTGTCCTCGCCCACTACCttaacataaataataataaatcagcaACCCCTTTACCAAGTCATTGAGAGAGGAGATTGTAAGAGAAAACGTCTTAATCAAGAGACCTATTGGATGTTTATGTTGGAATTGAGGCAACCCAACAATCCCACTAGGCATCAGAATCTAATTTATTATTACTGATACATGCGTTACATTATTTTGTATGAGTTGTATTCAACTGTGTTACTTTTTTCAAGGTGTTGTGTTCGAATCAGCTGTAGTCTATAAAGATTATATCCAAAATGCATTAGCCagggtgcaaaaaaaaatgtatttttattggaaACTACAGTACTCTGATGTGGATCCCAATACTTTGTTATACTTGGGGACTTGTAGTAAACGAGTCCTACTCTGAATTGTCCCTGGTTATAAGTTGATACCCCAACGTCCTCTTCTGGGTCGATTATTCTTaataacacatttttttattttgacagaTGACAATAAGCTATTCAGTATAATACAGACGAGAAATGAGAGAACCAGTTCATAATGACCCAGAAAGGAAGTCTGGAgtgggcttgccctgattggctcccaggccaatcagtgctgcagcaggcagggagctgTCCTTGTGGAACGtcattctgtgttgggctgtgaatgagggtggatgggtctATGCAGTGTCCGCCAGAAAAATGTACAGTCACAGTCAAGCTTCTATTCTAGTGTGAGGGACCCTGAAGGGAAAGGCTACAATGAAACATAGTACAGAATAGAAAAAGGCAGACGAAGCTGTCAGCCAGGAAGTgagaagtgaggagctgaggctTGTGTGCCTGTACGTTCTAGCTGCAATTACTGCCTTACAACACAGCAGTGGCAGCTGCAAAACTGCTACCTGCAAGGACCTTTCTTTCTTTGCCattttaaggcttcatgcacacaaacatattttgtttccgtgtccgttcagttttctCATGTAGAGGATAAATACAACATTTGAAATCTCAATGGAGAAACCATGAACTACTAGTCTAAAATCCATGTCAGGGCATCTCCAGGCActtcaaaaaataaattttgttttAAAATTGGGAAAATAGCATATGTTTGTTTTACAATACAAAGGGTAACAGTTGGTATACTAGGCCAAACTCCGTGTTCATGCaattcacatatatatatttttaagtttGGGGAAAAACGCATGTGTCTTACGATACAAAGGGTAGCAGTTTATACCAGTTTGTGTAATAGCGTGATGCCAGGCCAAAATCCGTGTTGGTGCATCTCCAggcattttagattcattttttTAAGTCTGGGGAAATAGCATATACATAAATAAGTCTTGCAATACAAAGGGTAGCGGACAGTTTACATCTCTGAGTAATTACGTAAAATACTAGTCCGAAATCTGTGTCGGTGCATCTCCAGACAATCCAAGAGTTGGAgtgatgatggggggggaaataatcgCACAGTAGGTtgacaacttgtgttttacactagAAAAAAGATTTTCTCTGAATCTGCATATGTTAACTCCCATAAGACATTAGGCCCAAATCAGTTAGTGTCGCCGATACTACATTACTTCCAAAGTCAACTGTCAGAAGCAGTGTCTTCAGTGTGATAGTGGACAGGGAAGGATATCATAATGCACCTCCCAATCTTCCAAAAAACAGATTTCCATACTTTGTGTGATGGCACCAAAAATttaggcccaaaaatgtcagggCTAAGGAACCATTCTAAAGGAAAGTCCcaaagccagaatgtgggtagtagcaggacCAGCTATCCAACctatttctgtgaaaatgggggggtgggggggaattAAAGTATttccttgcaggtagctgcttttgaggtctgCACTGAAGCAGCTGCAGTTCTGCTTGGAGGCACGGCCAACCACAGCTCCTGCCTTCTCTCTCCCCTGGCTGAGAGATATCActgtccctattctacacacacaattcttctttgtaATCCTAGCCTTTCCTTTTACTCTCCCTGGCAATAGAATATTGATTGATTTGTTTCTGACTGTCCGCGACTCCACAAGATAATTTTCTGGCCAACACTGTAACACCCTACCACCCTTATTCACAACTCAAGACAGACATTCCGCTAGGGCACCTCTGATTGTctcagcctgggagccaatcagtgCAAGCCCACCCTCCTCCCACTTCCTCTGAGGGTCATATGAGAAAGCATCTACGCGCCGTTTTAGGAGATTTATCCAAAATGAACCTGAAAAGATTCAGGTTCATCTGCCATACGAAAAATACCAAAGTTCGGACTGAACCCAGCTCCGTCCAAACTGGTTTGCTCATCCTAACTCCAAAGATCATATTACAGCTTGGTAGACAATCAAAAGTCACTACCATCCACCAGTATGGGACTAATTTTTACAGGTTGGCAAAACAAAGCCTGCAATTATGGTACAATATTAACTAACATGTAAAGCAAATGCCTGACGTGTTTACCGCAACCAAGATTTAGTGGCGTTCATCAGGGATTATTGGTAGCATGCAGTACAAAACTGTTGGATGGTTCAAACTGATGCAACCTGCCCTAGTGACAACATTAGGGCACATATACTTCAACTAGCCGCCCAGATACAAAGTGTTGTCActacagacgcagcacagcaatGGGGCCTGGATGCCATGCGATCACTGATTGAACAATGACGTCTAAGGTGTATGAAAACATTCTACAGGAGAAGGTAACGGCAACCATCCATGATCTCAAGCTGAAGAGGGAGACTCAACAGAACAGTGACTCAAAGCAAGTAAATCAACTAAAGAATGGTTGGAAAAGAAGAATATTATGGAGATGCTTTGACATGACCTGAAGAGGGCTGTGAACACATGCCACCCAGAAATATTGAACTATATTTCCAGGGATTatacattatactgatttatgaaactctactgaattacactgacataatgcttttAGTGTGGTACAATAGAATTCAGGACTCTCAGAGCTACACAGcattatacaaaaataaaagGAACAAAGAAAATATTAGGGTAATTTTAATGCTGAGACATTGAAGGATATGGCTGAATCAACTGTCAACGGGGTCCTGGGGGAAAAAGTGGACATTCCATTCTTTCATTCAATTCCAGAAAAGCTTTTACGTTCTGAGTTTTTAGAGTTGTCCTCTACCTCATTGAGATTGTTTACATCTTCCCTTACCTTAAACTTACTTCCAGTTATTCCTGGGCCTCaaagcaaaatctgtaacagaccAACAACAATAACTACGGCCCCCACTAAATCAACTTAGTCCTCAGTCAAAACAGATTTCCATATCTTCACACACTCGATGGTTACAGTCTCTGAATACAAGGGTGCTTACACTTGATGGTTACAGTCTCTGAATACAAGGGTGCTTACACTTGATGGTTACAGTCTCTGAATACAAGGGTGCTTACACTCGATGGTTACAGTCTCTGAATACAAGGGTGCTTACACTTGATGGTTACAGTCTCTGAATACAAGGGTGCTTACACTTGATGGTTACAGTCTCTGAATACAAGGGTGCTTACACTCGATGGTTACAGTCTCTGAATACAAGGGTGCTTACACTTGATGGTTACAGTCTCTGAATATAAGGGTGCTTACACTTGATGGTTACAGTATCCGAATACAAGGGTGCATACACTTATTGGTTACTCAACTGGCATTGTGGCAGGTTATGCCTGGCTATGCATAGTACATAACGTTCTACTAGAGGCACAACTATGTATTCGGAACAGGGTGGATGAAATATATCTGAACGGGTCTCAACTCAGCTAATGCCACACCATGACCACTACATATTAAATTAATTATATTACAGTGCTATtaataaaaaaactaagttaCACAAATACCAAAATTAGCACAATAAGGTGACCATATAGAAGTAGATATTAGTATTTCGCAAGACTGCTCTCAACAAGGTCCCCTTGCTGTAATGTTTACAGAAGCTCGTGGCAAAACTGTCTCTTGCTCCACAAGccttccattctcccccttcctGTGAGCTTAAGGGCAAGGTCTTAGAAGGTGGGGTATCTGCAGCCAGCCCCTgaggagccgatgcagaggatgggagtggtagtggccctaataaagtgttgtgtcacggtgtactccctcaggaagttgctccctggggatcggtgcagtgaaaatgtagtttgaagaatgaggccagggGCGAACGTGTAACAGTCTCTTTTTACTAAGTGCGGCATATAACTTTTGGTAAATTCAAAAGCAGCGGATTCAAAGAGCAATTTTTGGCACCAGAAAAGAAGTATGGAGGCAGGCTGAATGGCTGTACCTCAGCACTTGTGGGTGTACATGTCCACCATCATATTTAATCTTGACCTTTAACTGGCCTTGTGGTAGTTTGGGTGATGGATGTCTGAGCCATAGTCCttcaccttacagcagtgtctaTTATGCAGGTTTTCAGCTGTTCACTCTGGTGTCTTGTCAGTCAAGTATGTTCTTGAGGTGGTATCGGGTTGTCCtctctagtgatgagtggcaggggactATATTCgaattttgcgatatttcacaaatatttgggccaatattcgcaaatttgagattattttcttgatcgcgaaaaatctgcAATAATTCATGTAATGCgcacgaaatacaggcgtgggtcacttttgctgcatttaccaagctgctagaagtttcctgagaactggagaaaatggttggcacggcagagcattaaaaatggctttatatgcagttagagtgcccCAATATATTcccgattgcgcaaatcggcactaactgatgcgaatattttggcgcaatactgtgaaacttcacattttagcaggtctgcatgtatgtatggacagcagaacctatcacagtgcctaacaccctgcactgcaacagctacactatatatcaggactatatatatatatataggctatCTAACTACTGTAGcatagagcacagcaatgacactgctctctctctaagaactttaaaaaaaactgtagaaaattactgctggggaggttcttatatagtaaggggtgggcagctttcctattggttgctaagctcagacaaagacattgcagccttctcattggcccacatgtAAGAagggagggtactgatgaaaaataaatctagaatattcgaaattacgaatatatatcactttattctaaatatttgcaaattctcgaagtgccgatattcacgatgaatgttcgtgatcaacactagtcctctCTGGAGAATCTCTAACAAGAGCAAGAGCTCTGCATTGAGCTTCCTCTCCTCTCTGTGTCTGCACAGGAACTCCCCTTCCTGGCAGaaggcaggaccagcccactccaacCAAGAGGGGAGGTTAGCCAACTGATGCGATTTCACACTTTGACAGCCTTAGCACAATAAGGCGACCATATAGCTGTAGATATAAGTCTTTCACAAGCACTTTGCAGACCATAAGTTAAGTACAGTAGTACAGTAAAATCCAGTGACTTGCAATTGACATACGTGTTCTCAGACTCGAGTCGTCAACTTTTCTctctgacccagaccaccatgaagaCTTCTTCTACCCACTACTCATCTACACAAACTCCTGCTGATACCCTTAGTTCTGCGCCTGTTACTGCCCCATCTGACCATACTGTGTGGcacaatacccccaaatactgtaCTTCATAACAGCGTCATAAATAGTGCCACATAGACAGCAACCCTGAAAACAGTGTCCCCCAAAATAATGCTGCCTGATACACGGTGCTCCATATAATGTCCCAGTTGATTATAGTGCCCCACACTGTTAAAGTACCATCTTTTGTGTACCACAGAGTAGTAGTGATTCTCATTGCCCCTACAGAGTAATAATGCCCAACATTTTTCCTCTTACAAAGTATTCATTCCATCTAGAAATTAATAATACCCCATTTATCCCCTAGAGAGTAA
This region of Bufo gargarizans isolate SCDJY-AF-19 chromosome 11, ASM1485885v1, whole genome shotgun sequence genomic DNA includes:
- the LOC122921372 gene encoding olfactory receptor 1019-like; amino-acid sequence: MELFNQSSSSRFILLGLSTVPYLKVIGFLTFLVMYLITLLANLLLIIVVRINLKLHTPMYFFLTNLSFIDICFSTTVVPKILQNTLTKDRSISLLECAVQMHFHLTFGSTECLILAVMAYDRFAAICRPLHYNSIMSWKRCYCLAVMSWTTSVFNSFIHVIYTFQMSFCHSHVNHFFCEVPPFLQISCSDTWLHEVAMYISAGTIGSISFLFTLISYYFILSTILKIRSSLGRYKALSTCASHIVVVTLYYGTIMIQYLRPRSHSSPDVDKCAAILYSTVTPMVNPIIYSVRNKVVKDTVRQILVK